Genomic segment of Benincasa hispida cultivar B227 chromosome 1, ASM972705v1, whole genome shotgun sequence:
TCCGACGCtaaattgattattatttttattaattactaTAGTTTATGGGTCATAAAAATTCATATTTAAGATCTAAATTATATTAGTatagattataataatttttatttaaggtataaattatttttgtttgagtAGTAAATAACAAacacaaagaaagaaaagagctTATAAGTAGGAAATAACAAACATTGTAATTATAGattataataattgaaaatacaaactaatataatttgagttttaaatatGGAGTCGACTCTAATACTTCATTCCATCCACTTGAAGCCGGGAATCTAAAGAATCTCTTAATGTTTAAATTAGTGTTATTTTAATAGTATTTGTCACACCTTACTAGAGGCTTATTTATTGTAAATTATTTCTAATAAATAAGTAAGAGATTAAAATCTcaagaacaaaaaatatataatatatttaggtACAACATTGTaaggttttttcttttattggtaTTTATACTTTTCAATCcttttccttttgaaaattaattttggtaggTGGGAATTGAAATATAATTAGAAGCAAATGGCCATAGTTAAATTCTATCCTGAGATTTAGATATCGTTCCAACTTGCAATacacatttttttcattttaaaattagtgATTTTAAAGATTTAAGTCCCATCAGTAGCGAtttagtttttgagtttttgttattaaactttaaagtctataaatactacttttatttttaaatttttcatttattatcttctttttaccaatagtttaaaaataagtcaaattttaaaaactaaaaagaaaatcgtttttaaaaacttgtttttgctttttgaatttggttaagaattcaaccattgtatttaagaaatatgcaaatggtaaaaaatgagaagaaaatatgcttaatttttactAAACGGGACCTTAATCTTTAAAGATTCCAAGTAGCGACATTAAAGTTAAtatctattattttattttgggaatctagggtttttaatttttgtttttgaaaattaaacatatttcatctacattacttacaataatttgcatctttcttaagtatcatggttgaattcttagcaaaattttaaaaacaaaaactttttaaaaactacttttttagttctcaaattttgatttggttttttaaaccattggtgaaagatatataataaaaaaaataaatttgaaggtaaaagTAGTATCCatgacttaattttcaaaaataaaaacaaaagataaaatGATTATTGGACCTTTAACTATTAGCAATTTTCTATGCGTATATGATCTAAAGTACCAATGATGGCatagttttgttttgtttatgatATGAATATGCATTACCCCATATACCACCTGTGTAAATATTCCATCTTTTTAAGTTTCTGTCTCAAATCTATCACTTCAACGCTTCATGTTttctcatattttataaatatgaaaCCCAAGTTggtcaaattaaatattaaattgaaaacttaaaaagaaCTTAGAGGTTTCTACACTTTTTCCCCCAATAATAATAACGACGacgacaataataataaatacttGCCCACGCATCAGAATGTTCAGTGATTCAAAATCATTAATGGAGTTTAGTGATTAAAAAGATACTtattaaatgtaataaaaaGGGAGTAAATGAGCTACTTCAACTATTGTAAAGGTATGTGTAATTGACTTAGAATTGTGTGGTTCAAACCTCACCCTATCTCGATTGAGTCATATTCAAGTTAGAGATATATGGACAAGTATTATTCACTTCTCTATGGAAAAGtgaattttatgttttcttgCAATTCACCTAGTTTGCAAcggataaagaagaaaatataaagACATAGAAAGAAgagagtttttctttttctataaataaaaaaaaatgaataaggaTCTAGTGAGTAAAAGTCAAGAGAAGAACATTTGAAAAGGAAATAgacggaaaaaaaaaagtttatatacTATAATGATGTAGGTAGTATTcatattaattgattgattgtcATGTTAGAAATCAGCATATTCCAAGAATGACGTCTCGATCATATTAGATAATTCACTATACATTTCTCGAGATAGAGTAGGTATCTCtttctaatattttataattaacaaacattttcctctccttttCTACATTTTCTTTGTTCTTCAACTAATCAAACCTTCCCCCACCTGGAAAACCATAGGagtcttcctctaccaaatcttcattttcaaaaatgataaatttgtcCCTATCTTTGTCCATTTGTCCTCCCTCATTTCCTATAATATTCCCAATTCCAAAAAGCACATCCACTCAAAATCCCACAAATTTCAGGAAGACCCagtaaaaagtttgaaaaaaggATCCCAATTCAGCcctttgatttaaaaaaaataattgttttgttTATCAAATATAGGCTCTGTGGGTAGTTGTTGAAGAACTGGTAAAGTTTTTCCActagttttctcttttttttaatttccttacTCTGTTTTAACAATCTCTTACAGATTTAGAAAGCAATTTCATTTCTCCTTCCATTTTTCCTCAACTTCCTCCCATGGCTTTCATTCTTATTTGCTTCTTTAcattcatcttctcaacctcagcTTCTAAAACATTCAAGGACTGTGCTCCTAGAAATTGTGGGCATGGCCCCGTTATAAAATACCCCTTTTGGATAGATGGTGTGCAAGATTCTTCCTGTGGATACCcagatttcaaaatcaaatgctCGAGAGATTACCCAGTTCTCGAAATTTCCGATGAAGATTTTATCGTCGAAGACATTTTTCACCAGACCAATTCGTTTCTGTTGGTCAGTGCTGCAGCTCGTGAAAATTCATGCCCACTTCCCTCACATAATATTAGCTTAGATGGAAAACCATTCCATTCTACTTCAGATAATGAAGATTTCCTCTTCTTCTATGATTGTCCATTAGTTCACAAAGATTACATCTATCAACTTGACTGTATTAACAACAAAACCCACTGTTCTTTTGCGACTTTCCACAAGGATCTTCTGGAGTTTCAGAATTTTCCCTTACGGTCGTGTCGTTCTTCGATTCGTGTTCCTGTTTGCAAGAACTCGACTGCTAATGTAGCTGATTTAAGTGAAATGAGTTATGTTAAAATTTGGAAGAGGGGTTTTGTTCTGAAGTGGACTGCACAGGACTGCAGCAAATGTGAGAAAAGTGGTGGCTATTGTAGATTGGAGAACAATGAGTTTGTTTGTTCTTGTAGCGATGGAACTCATTCCAATAGCTGCGAACATGGTATTTTAGAATTGTTTTGGCATGAACTGATGAACATATATAGGCATTCTTTGGCAGTGGTTGTTTGGAAGTTTTTAATGTTTTAGTGTTATGTTTAGGCTGACATCGTTGTGTTTAATGTTGCAGACGATGGCAGGACCAGAAAAAGGATTATCATTGGTAACACACGAACCTACTCTGTTCACATGTTTGCCTCCTTGACAATTGATTAAAAACTATTGTTTTGATTCATATACAGGGGTATGCAGTGGTGTTGGAGCCTTGCTTTTAACCTTTCTTGTTCTTATCATCTGCTACCGACGGCGCCAGCTTCGTCGTAAAAGGTCTCACATGTTACCGTATGTGCAACGAAGCATTCCGTCGAATCAGTCAAATCCCCCAAATCCCTCTTCTGTGAAAGAAAATGAGAATGGAAATACCTACTTGGGGGTTCACCTCTTCACCTACAAAGAACTTGAAGAAGCCACAAACCATTTCGACTCCAACAAAGAGCTTGGGGATGGAGGTTTTGGCACTGTGTATTATGGTAAGAGAGCAGccattttaatttagtttgaaTCATTATTTATGATTGACTATTGGTTGGTGATTGTTTTGACTGATCTTTTTGTTCATATATCTGTTTAGGCTTACTCAAAGACGGGCGTGCCGTTGCTGTCAAACGGTTGTTTGAAAGCAATTTTAAGAGAGTTGAGCAGTTCATGAATGAGGTGGAGATCCTTGCTCGGTTGCGCCACCGCAACCTCGTTTTGCTTTACGGTTGCACCTCACGCAGTAGCCGTGAGCTTCTGCTTGTGTACGAATACGTCCCGAATGGCACAGTAGCTGATCACCTCCATGGAAAACTAGCAAAGCCAGGCAAGCTTCCATGGTCTACAAGAATGAAGATTGCTATAGAGACTGCAAGTGCTTTGGTGTATCTCCATGCTTCGGAAATCATCCACCGTGATGTCAAAACCAACAACATTCTCCTCGACAACAACTACTGTGTGAAAGTAGCTGATTTCGGATTGTCCCGTCTCTTCCCGCTCGACGTCACACATGTTTCAACTGCTCCACAAGGCACTCCAGGCTATGTCGATCCAGAGTACCATCAGTGCTACCAACTCTCTGACAAAAGCGATGTCTTCAGCTTTGGTGTGGTACTTGTTGAGCTCATATCATCAATGCCTGCTGTTGACATCACAAGGCATAGACAAGAGATCAACCTGTTCAACATGGCCATCAACAAGATCCAAAGCCGCACATTACATGAATTCGTCGACCCATCACTCGGTTTCGAATCAGACTACAAAATCCAAGACATGATAACCAGCGTAGCCGAGTTGGCGTTTCGATGCCTGCAGAGCATAAAAGACGAGCGACCAACAATGATGGAAGTTCTCGACACTCTTAACATCATACAGAAACCGAATACCGAGAAGGCGACAGATCGAGACGCTGACATTTCCGATGATGCTGTGTTGCTAAAGAATGGCTATggatcttctccaagttccatATCTGTATCTTGGGTTAGCAGTAACACCTCAACAGCAACTAATGAAACCATCAGCTCTTAAACCCCTCTCTTCTTCCCTCCACCATTAGATTACCATTTGTAAACTACTTTTTAATTattccatttccatctccatcttcctcATCAATCTATTACTCTGATGGGCCAACATTCATTGAATTGATTCTTCATTCTTTATATTGTTTACAACACTACACTATATGAAAAAGAGACATAAAGGGCAGATTTTACATTACCCCATGTTATGAAATTACATATAAATGAATCATATAGGCTCAAAATTCAATacacttgaaaaagaaaattaatgatTAAACTGCATGAGCTTAGGAGCAAACATGAGGAGTCTATTCAAAGAATTAGGCATGAATTTCCTAGCAAACAAATGACAGAGATTAGTCATAACTCCATTATACTCGCAGTGGCTTCCATTCCTGAGCCTCTGAAGCAATCCAACGGTGACATCGGTTCTAATGAAGCGGGTCGGGTGAGCGCCGCCTCTGGACCAGTCGACCCAAGTCAAGGTCCGGTTGGAGTTGGTCTTGGAGAACCGGATTCCGACGAAGGTGGGAAGGTAGTGCTCGTCCATGTAACAAGAGGGTTTGCAGAATTTCTGGAAGACGGGGAAGAATTTGTGGTCGGAGACGACTTGGGAGGCGATGGTTCGGTCCATTTCGAACCATTGGGAGCCCTTGCGCCATTGATGGAGGTTGATTGTGGGCCGCATTTTTGGGGTGTAGCGGCCTCGGCCCACTGGGCCTGGGAGGTCGTAGGCCTCGATGAAAGTGGATTTAGAGCCCATTAAGTAATTGTAAATAGTGGAGAAATTGAAGAGTGGGATGCAGGATTCGGAGAGAAGGATGAATCTTTGGTTGGAGAAATCTAGTAATGCGTTTGCCAGGAGCCGCCGCTCTGCCTCCATCATGCTTGGTTCTCCCCATTTCACTCCCTGTAATTGCATTTATGACTCTTAAACAACTCAAAAGTAGACATTTtcaattgttatattaattttagaaGCAACCAAGAATAAGATACTAAGTTACAATTTTTACCCAAATAAGCATACGTCAACTAGCATACGTCAACTAGCAACACACATGTACTCTTGACTTCGAGATCAGATGTCTAATCTCTCACACACATATAGTTAAAAAACCTGACTTTTACTGTTTGAAATGACCACGAACACCACTCTTTTCCTTCGTTCTTCTTTCCTAATAACAAGCAGcaagaaaaaaagggaagaaagaaagaaaaggtttTGATACTTGTCTTTGGTGAAATATAAAGTTTCACGTGAGAAAGGAAGAAGGCAAAGGCATAAAGAAAAGaatgcaaaaaaagaaaaaagaaaaaaaaaaaaaaaggttagaaTTGGGAAATGGGAACCTCAAACAGAAAGGGAATTCcatcaaaaatattttcttcaacTTTCTTGAGTGGCATCCAAGCAATTCATGTAAAGCATGACTAcactttcatttatttatttttttttttttttgtatcttctccccaatttttctttttaaaaaaactattgattatttatttcCAAAATATCCAGGCTGTAAAATTCCATGATTTCATATAATACTTTACAAGTACACGGGagattattacaaatttttaaaaaaataacgcATGAAAggaaattaaattacaacaaaACCATGACGCGGCTGTAAGTGGTTATATTGGACCGTCGTAGaagttaaaatgttttttttcccttttccataAAAGCTTTGGAATCATAAAGTTGGACAGAAAAgattgttaatttgaacagacaagattaattttagaatatttCATACGTTCAAATAAAGTTATTATTCGTTGTTATAATAATTACAATTACcctgtaaattatttattttattgtgcATGGGTCAAATTGCAAGCAAActcaaaatacattttttaaaaaaaattattctaaaagtataaaaagattttaaaaaaatatttctaacatATTAGTAacgtaatgaaaattaaaaagatatttaCTTGCACACTAATTAGTATTAAGATATGTGCTTGCTTTTCAGTTATGGCAtgatttcattaatttatttctaTCTCATTtagtagttattattatttattaatttattattatttagaagACATTTAATAGTTAGATATTTAAACATTACTGATACTTTTAATCTACCGCGTTAGAAATCAACTTAGAAGATGTTCTGGGctaaaattgaaagttggaAAGCATGATATTAAAATTGAGCAAAATAGAGGGACCTAACAAGAAATAATTAAGgaaaatgatgaatgtgaaCAGACCTTACTGGGGATTGAGCGGCCATAGAAAACAGAGGAGGAATCGACGGTGGCGTTTGAGGAAGGACTCCGATGAACGTAAATGGAATAAAATCCACGGTGGCCTTTGAAGAAAAGTTCCCAAAGCGGAGCCAAACCGACTCCATCTTTTGTCAGAAACAAGAACGCGATCTTCCGGCGTGACTTCTCCGTCGACGGAAAGTTCGGAATCCGGCGGGGAACCAGGGAGGCCCTCCACAGAAGCTCCTCCTCCGTCATGTCATGGAGTGCCGGGGGAGGCTTCAGAAAGTCCTTCAATCCGACCCGCGACGGCGGAGACGACGGCGGAGGAGAGGGAGAGGGGAGTTGGAATTGGCTGAAGTTGAAGCGGAGGGAGAGAGGAGAGGAAAATTGGaagaaagggaaagggaagatgAACAGAGTAAGAGTGAAGCCGGCGGCGAGGCCGGCGGCGAAGAAGAGGAGGGGAGAGAGGAGGGATCTGAAATGCATTTGAAGTTTGGGATTAGAGGTGGTCATTGAAATGAATTGAATTGAGAGAGTTTTTgagagaaattgaagaagaagaagaatgaatgaatgaaattaTGAGAATATGAACACACAATTGTTGCAGAAACTCAAAAGGTGAGAGACAGAGCACGCTGCACGACACAACACGTATACCTCCTTAACATCccctttttaattttaactaataAATACTCTTAAACGTAACTTCCCTTTTCTacacttttttttcttacatacaattatatccttaaattttcaatgaTAAAAACTCGAAAACTTATATAAATGTTAACATTGAAGctctaaatgataaaaattaaacttcGACAGCATATCCTAGGCATAACTCCTCCATACCGACCTTATCTCCGACAAGCAGAGCGGTTTATTGGCCTGCCTAACATTAAAAGGAATTGATGTGATAGGTCCTTATTTATTATAAGAActtataaaattgttataatttctacgattatgtaaatttaaggaTTCAATGTTAAtatttgtataagtttgaatactctttttttatcattgaaagtttgagggtgtaattgcaactatccacatatttttttttaaaaaaagtacaaTTTTCCtgacaattttattttattttagatcaactttcaaattttgtttgataaATCTGTGAATTTAACGAAAATGACAAATAGGTTACTTATTAAACACAAACTTGAAAGTTTTAAAACTCTATTGGATACGATATCATAAGTgtggatttatttatttattattattattattattgccaAAATGAATATAGTTCAATTGGCATCAAGTATGTATTATCAACCTCAAGATTAGAGGTTCAATCTCCCACCCcacatattgtaaaaaaaaaatagttacaaaTTTATTGACTTGATAgacataaaattataatttaacatCTACTATAACATTATAACGATGAATAATGGTCGTTCACCTTATTGATATATTTACCTTTAACTAGAAGGTGGGAACTTGAATCTCCACTCCCATATTGAAAATAATATGGACAATAATGAATGTAAATGTACTGTGTACCTATTTTGCTTAGATTGATTAACTACTAACATTGTAGTTaataagttttttgtttttttttttttttaaagtaaacctaatttcttcataattttttattatggttcgcatcttttttaagtataagAGTTGATTTGGTAGTTAAatgtcaaaaacaaaaacaagaattttaaaaatcattttttttaattttcaaactttgacttgatttttgaaaatattgataacaAACCgataacaaaacaataaatctaGAGTTAAAAAAGAGTGCaattaggtttaattttaaaaacggTTGTTTAGTGCAGAACACAAGTTAGATATATTGTAGATTAATTTATTGATGTTTGTAGTTTTTGACAAATGATTGGTTTAATGTTTATATGGTTCATATATTGTGGGAAAATTACTTTGTTTTTCTTGgtcaaagaacaaaaataaatacatgGATTGACTTTTCTTATTCATCtctttattttatcattttcgaTTATGATATGGACAAATTTAATTACAGCAAGTGAAACTatcattttatttcatttttttcaatgaTAAATAGATGTCGGGGGATCCTAACATCAAATTAGGGTATTCAAATGATCTGACAACATAAATAATCCAGACTATTCAACTCAAATTGTAAGGATCGAAATgtgttagttttaattttaggttggattgagttgaattttttatatttttcagatTTGGATTGGGCGCATACAAGTTACTCTTTTAAAAATTCGAGTTGACTCAATCCAACCTAAATTCCTaaccttttatatatatatatatataaacttataaattttataattcatagatatttttataatgtttgtatgaagtttgtaatagatatcttggattttgatatttaacatttcagttttataaaattttagttaCTAATATATATTGTACACAAATTTAAGTActttaagttaataaaaaaagaaaaaaaaaaattgacgaTCCAATCCAACCTAACTCATGTACACCTCTATATCTAACCTCCAGGTCAATAACATATATCTTTATTTAATCTGTTTATATAACAAATGAAGACATAGAGAATTAAACCTTTGACCTCTAAAATCAAGAAATAGTACGCATCaattattattgaattattttcatttcgaCATGTGTTTTAAtttgtcaatttttttattacaacaagTACGATGAAAGATTAAATCTTGAAAAAGGTCATGTCAGTTATCAATTTAATTACAAACACGGTtttaataggaaaaaaaattggtaagttgtaatttaaaaaagaataatgtGTAAATGGTAAGCGTGTATAAACAGCAAAGCAGAGGACTTCAATAGGCGTAACCGATGCAAATGAGTTGGAACACCATATTATAAACGATGGAGTTTAAACCATATTGGAATAATAAActtttaaatatcttttttggtaaaaaagaaaaatcgatTATCAATTAAATGGAGGTgggatatatataaatatatatatatatcccatAATTATTTTTTGGTGTAAGCCACCATGGATGACCTTCCCGGCGTCTTCTTGAAGCTACCAGCAGCCCTTAACCATCAGCAGCCATAAAATGATAACCCAAAATTTCttcgttatatatatattagagaaATTCTTATTAAGTAAAAAGTTCCAAAAtggtttgtatttttttattttttttttatttttttgatataaaatgtaaaatacttctaaatatttatatttaaaaatgttccttattttctcatttattagaatttgttttatatattattcTCATAtttattagaatttgtttaGAATGATTGCATAAGTGAAAATACAAccatcaatttaatatttatagaaTGGAGATCGAaccatgaattttttttttttggtctgtAATTGATTACCAGAAATTATTTTACGATAATAATTAATGTATTATCCACTAAACTATATTCggattgacaaaaaaaaatgaaagtacTAATTAAATCTTGGTatactaattaattattattttgaactTAACATGGAGATTAGAACA
This window contains:
- the LOC120083386 gene encoding LEAF RUST 10 DISEASE-RESISTANCE LOCUS RECEPTOR-LIKE PROTEIN KINASE-like 1.2 isoform X2, which produces MKKFLLPNAAAIFTFAAAFLLLFPPSLADDDDISNCFTPGKCNPFRPPPSDDGRTRKRIIIGVCSGVGALLLTFLVLIICYRRRQLRRKRSHMLPYVQRSIPSNQSNPPNPSSVKENENGNTYLGVHLFTYKELEEATNHFDSNKELGDGGFGTVYYGLLKDGRAVAVKRLFESNFKRVEQFMNEVEILARLRHRNLVLLYGCTSRSSRELLLVYEYVPNGTVADHLHGKLAKPGKLPWSTRMKIAIETASALVYLHASEIIHRDVKTNNILLDNNYCVKVADFGLSRLFPLDVTHVSTAPQGTPGYVDPEYHQCYQLSDKSDVFSFGVVLVELISSMPAVDITRHRQEINLFNMAINKIQSRTLHEFVDPSLGFESDYKIQDMITSVAELAFRCLQSIKDERPTMMEVLDTLNIIQKPNTEKATDRDADISDDAVLLKNGYGSSPSSISVSWVSSNTSTATNETISS
- the LOC120083397 gene encoding glycosyltransferase BC10-like; protein product: MTTSNPKLQMHFRSLLSPLLFFAAGLAAGFTLTLFIFPFPFFQFSSPLSLRFNFSQFQLPSPSPPPSSPPSRVGLKDFLKPPPALHDMTEEELLWRASLVPRRIPNFPSTEKSRRKIAFLFLTKDGVGLAPLWELFFKGHRGFYSIYVHRSPSSNATVDSSSVFYGRSIPSKGVKWGEPSMMEAERRLLANALLDFSNQRFILLSESCIPLFNFSTIYNYLMGSKSTFIEAYDLPGPVGRGRYTPKMRPTINLHQWRKGSQWFEMDRTIASQVVSDHKFFPVFQKFCKPSCYMDEHYLPTFVGIRFSKTNSNRTLTWVDWSRGGAHPTRFIRTDVTVGLLQRLRNGSHCEYNGVMTNLCHLFARKFMPNSLNRLLMFAPKLMQFNH
- the LOC120083386 gene encoding LEAF RUST 10 DISEASE-RESISTANCE LOCUS RECEPTOR-LIKE PROTEIN KINASE-like 1.2 isoform X1 translates to MAFILICFFTFIFSTSASKTFKDCAPRNCGHGPVIKYPFWIDGVQDSSCGYPDFKIKCSRDYPVLEISDEDFIVEDIFHQTNSFLLVSAAARENSCPLPSHNISLDGKPFHSTSDNEDFLFFYDCPLVHKDYIYQLDCINNKTHCSFATFHKDLLEFQNFPLRSCRSSIRVPVCKNSTANVADLSEMSYVKIWKRGFVLKWTAQDCSKCEKSGGYCRLENNEFVCSCSDGTHSNSCEHDDGRTRKRIIIGVCSGVGALLLTFLVLIICYRRRQLRRKRSHMLPYVQRSIPSNQSNPPNPSSVKENENGNTYLGVHLFTYKELEEATNHFDSNKELGDGGFGTVYYGLLKDGRAVAVKRLFESNFKRVEQFMNEVEILARLRHRNLVLLYGCTSRSSRELLLVYEYVPNGTVADHLHGKLAKPGKLPWSTRMKIAIETASALVYLHASEIIHRDVKTNNILLDNNYCVKVADFGLSRLFPLDVTHVSTAPQGTPGYVDPEYHQCYQLSDKSDVFSFGVVLVELISSMPAVDITRHRQEINLFNMAINKIQSRTLHEFVDPSLGFESDYKIQDMITSVAELAFRCLQSIKDERPTMMEVLDTLNIIQKPNTEKATDRDADISDDAVLLKNGYGSSPSSISVSWVSSNTSTATNETISS